One region of Armigeres subalbatus isolate Guangzhou_Male chromosome 3, GZ_Asu_2, whole genome shotgun sequence genomic DNA includes:
- the LOC134220253 gene encoding uncharacterized protein LOC134220253: protein MKLYVSFVLLAAIIAAVSCAPQFGFGSSGAGANAASQGMGMGGGFPGMGGGMSSSNANAGAQGFGMGGGFPGMGGGMGSSSANAGAGSQGIGMGGGFPGMGGGMSASNANAGAQGMGFGGFGG from the coding sequence ATGAAGCTGTACGTTAGTTTCGTCCTGCTCGCCGCCATCATTGCCGCCGTGAGCTGTGCCCCACAATTTGGATTTGGTTCATCCGGAGCTGGAGCCAACGCGGCCTCCCAAGGAATGGGCATGGGTGGTGGATTTCCCGGAATGGGTGGTGGAATGAGCTCCTCGAACGCGAACGCTGGTGCTCAAGGCTTCGGAATGGGCGGTGGATTTCCCGGAATGGGTGGAGGCATGGGCTCCTCTTCGGCAAATGCAGGCGCTGGATCTCAAGGAATCGGAATGGGTGGAGGCTTCCCCGGAATGGGAGGCGGAATGAGTGCATCGAATGCTAACGCTGGAGCACAAGGAATGGGATTTGGCGGATTTGGTGGATAA
- the LOC134220456 gene encoding uncharacterized protein LOC134220456: protein MKLYVSFVLLAAIIAAVSCAPQFGFGSSGAGANAASQGMGMGGGFPGMGGGMSSSNANAGAQGFGMGGGFPGMGGGMGSSSANAGAGSQGIGMGGGFPGMGGGMSASNANAGAQGMGFGGFGG from the coding sequence ATGAAGCTGTACGTTAGTTTCGTCCTGCTCGCCGCTATCATTGCCGCCGTGAGCTGTGCCCCACAATTTGGATTTGGTTCATCCGGAGCTGGAGCCAACGCGGCCTCCCAAGGAATGGGCATGGGTGGTGGATTTCCCGGAATGGGTGGTGGAATGAGCTCCTCGAACGCGAACGCTGGTGCTCAAGGCTTCGGCATGGGCGGTGGATTTCCCGGAATGGGTGGAGGCATGGGCTCCTCTTCGGCAAATGCAGGCGCTGGATCTCAAGGAATCGGAATGGGTGGAGGCTTCCCCGGAATGGGAGGCGGAATGAGTGCATCGAATGCTAACGCTGGAGCACAAGGAATGGGATTTGGCGGATTTGGTGGATAA